The Candida orthopsilosis Co 90-125, chromosome 3 draft sequence sequence GGGAGTTTAATGGTAAAGCTCCCAGTCTgggaatttcaaaaacccAGTTTACAGTTAAAGGTTGGTGTAATAGCAGGTGGGTTGCTAAAACAGAGTGATAGTTGCGGTGAATAAGTTATCGTCATACAGGGCTTTCAGTTCATATAATTATCGTTTAATTTGGGTAGATTTTATAGATTTAATGGATTACTTTTAAAGAATACAAATTGGCTTGCTTTTGCTCGCGACACTATTTTGCGACACTTTGAATTTACGACTTTAAAAAGCAGTCTCACCAAATCACATGACTTGATGGGCTCTTCGCACACAAATATGTGCAAAACCTCTCACGCAccaaaaataaattttcaaaaaatgcCTTTCTGATTAAAGCTACTACCAACCCTTTACACCAAGACCGATAATAACCATGGCTCCAAAAGGAAAGAAGGTGGCACCAGCCCCATTTGCTGCCAAGTCAAGCAAATCAACTGAATCCAAGAACCCATTACTCGAATCCACCCCAAAGAACTTTGGTATTGGTCAATCAATCCAACCAAAGAGAAACTTGTCAAGATTCGTCAAATGGCCAGAATACGTTAGATtacaaagacaaaagaaGATCTTGTCTCTTAGATTGAAAGTCCCACCATCCATCGCCCAATTCAACCAAACTTTGGACAAGAACACTGCTGCTCaagctttcaaattgttcaacaagtaCAGACCAGAAACTCCAGctgaaaagaaggaaagaTTGACCAAGGaagctgctgctgttgctgaaGGTAAATCCGCTAAGGATGCTTCTCCAAAACCGGTTGTTGTCAAGTATGGTTTAAACCATGTTGTCTCCCTTATCGAAAACAAAAAGGCTAAATTGGTTCTTATCGCCAACGATGTTGACccaattgaattggttgtCTTTTTGCCAGCTTTATGTAAGAAGATGGGTGTCCCATACGCCATTGTCAAAGGTAAGGCTAGATTGGGA is a genomic window containing:
- a CDS encoding Rpl8b predicted ribosomal protein, producing the protein MAPKGKKVAPAPFAAKSSKSTESKNPLLESTPKNFGIGQSIQPKRNLSRFVKWPEYVRLQRQKKILSLRLKVPPSIAQFNQTLDKNTAAQAFKLFNKYRPETPAEKKERLTKEAAAVAEGKSAKDASPKPVVVKYGLNHVVSLIENKKAKLVLIANDVDPIELVVFLPALCKKMGVPYAIVKGKARLGTLVHKKTSSVAALTEVASADEGELSKLISTIDANYLQKYEENKKHWGGGIMGSKANDKLAKKAKAAAAAA